From Daphnia magna isolate NIES linkage group LG2, ASM2063170v1.1, whole genome shotgun sequence:
ATAAGGATCATACTTTAATTTCGTCAGTTATTTCCCCACTGAACGAGACATCGAAAATCACAAAATGTAAACGATTGCATGATACTTCCAGTGTAAGGAAGTGACGATGATACCCAGAGGTTGGGTATCatcgtttcttttctcccttttgggtacgctttttttctttctcttttcgaTCTATTGCCAGCTGCTTTTGCTTTTCGCGATCCTCTTTATccttatcttttttcttttgcgacTCCTGACGCAAGGactctttttttatcttttccaACTTCATGACATCTTCAGCATTGGTATTGCGAGCCAGAAGTCTATCATCCACATCATCATCGTACCcagcatcatcatcatctaaCCCACCTTCACCATCAGACACCTTAATACATTAAGATTTaaaattatgttaattatccattgatttttttattttaacatacCTCAGCATATTGTGACAAGATGGTTTGTTTCAATTTCCTTTCTTCATCAGAAGCCTTTTTTTGAGGGATGACGCAGAGGGCTTGCTGCTCCATGATTTTTGCTATTTGTATATCTACCGCTGTTCTCACCGTTTCGTTCGATTTGCCTTCAGCAGCAGCCGAAAGACACAGCTCCCATTGTTTCAGGATTTCTTGGCAAATTTCATTCTGGGTCATGCCATCTGTCTGTATTGTGCATTCGATAATTTGTTAAACAAATCATAAGACACGGGATGTGGGGTAAAACAAAAGCCAATTTACCGGAGAGATTTCGACCAAGATTCCCTCAAGCGCCTCGATTTTCTCATCTTGAGATTCTTCACCTTCCAAAATGCCCTTGATGTAGTCTCCAAATATACTTTCGTCGGTGTTCAACGATTTTAATTTCACCGAGAGccatttgtcaaaatctagGACTGTGGTAGCAGCCATCTTTGTCCATAGACGTTGCCAACTGCCGATTAAATTAGTTTCTTATTGAATATCGTCGTCATTTACTCGATCCAGCTCGATGTCGACTCGACCTCGTGTTATTTCATCGGCACATTTGGGTCTTGTATGATATCATCGTCGTGGTAAATCAGTATAATTGTCTAACGCTCTAACGTTCACGCCTTTACAAAGATCATTTATCTATCAGGGGAAAGTTTCAGCAGCCAGCTATGTGAAACGGGATATTGAAACACTTGATCCGTACCATTTGGATAATTTTCCCTAGATTTCGATTACCTTGCATGGACCAATCTTAAACCATTTATTCTAGGTTTCCCCATcgaaatgggaaaaataaaGCGCTTGCTTCCACTTTAGCTATTATTTCAATCGTCACGCTCAAACTTTGCATGTTAAATAAATAGTGATTCAGtaccaaagaaaggaaaagaggcCGAAACTTAATAATGGCACAAGTGTGGCTCCATATCGCTGCTGTGATCTTTCATAGTGCCTTTCATATTTCGCGTGAaaattggaaacaaagaaGCAGCTTCGCATGGGCGAACAGGGCGTTCAGAATTGTTTATCTTGCTTTCACTGATCTTCTTGTCTCTTGTTCATATCACCTTGAGTTAGAAAACATCGTTCGGATCAAGGAGAGATATGTAATTTTGGGCCAACATTTTGAACTGAACTAGGTTAGCACCAAGTGTTGTGCCAGATTTCTCGTTATTGTCGAAGCAAGCGATTCGTCTGACACAGTAAGATTCTCGGTGATTTTGTGTTGTTAGGCAATTTTAAGCATACCCGATTGAATTTTCGTAAGGGAACTTAGCATCAACAGTAAACAACTATACTCTGAATACTTGCAATACTTTCTGTAAGGTTTGAATTTGTGACGTAATTTCTCTCACTGCTGATTTTCTCGACTTACTTGATTATTCACTCCGTACCAGTGTAACACTGTAatgcaataataataataataataaaaatatagcCGATCCATTAAATCGAAACGCTTTCAATATAGTAATAGTAAATGGTAAAATTGTGATTTAAAGCTTGTACCGCCCCTTGCCCTCGTTAACAAAACATGAATATTGATTGCAACTTGAACTAACATGTTAAAGTTCGAACGTGTAAGCAACACATGTACTACGCCATAGACATTCTAAAAAAACCGGAATGCCAATATACTGGCTTCACCATGTTAAACGAACGCAGATTTTGAAGCACAAAGTCATATTAACTGTAACGACCCCTCTGAACGTAAGGGCACAATTATTGTGCTATTAAACCAGCCTCTTGATGTGAATCTGTAAAACTGCATCTACAAACGCAAACGACTAAGTCAATTTCTgtgaaataaaacataaaacacAACCTTACGGCGACGTATGCTTGTGGTTCAAAAGCTTGTGGCAACTTTCGTCGAAACAATTCTCTAGTggaaaattttgtattttaggTAGAACTGCTGGGTAATCTTAAAACTTGTCTAAGAGCTGAAGGatgtgttgtttttcttcttctttcgctTCGCTTTCACTACCATCGCCAAGATTTCCTGCGTACTCTGCGAGAAAGATCACAAAACAGATTAGTTAAATGGCCCACGAACTGTTTAAGGCCactcgaataaaaaaaaaacagtaattACCTCTCATTATTTCACGAATTGTTTTGACTGTGCCTCCTCTCAAATTAAGCGTATGCAAAACGCGCTGTTTGACGGTGGGTGCTCCAGAGGCGCAGACTTCCAAAATAATGTAATCCACTAGCTGAAGCGTGAACAGGCCCCCTTCCAACCGTTTGAGGTATATTTCATCCTCGTCCTCTTCATCATTGTTACGCTGCAGTTGAGCGTCGATCACGCGTAACTTGTCGAAATATTTGAAATGCAATTCCATCAGTCGGTCAGTTTTTTCGTGGTCGTTTTCTGTAAACTTCAGAAGTAATCTAGAGCGTTGGGATCCTCGGCACGACTTAAGCATGCTTGCAATAATTGAGACGATGTGTTCTAAAAACCATTCAAGATGTCACGTTACATTCCAACTTAGGTCTAATGATTGATTATTTCCAAaatgcctttattttttcttaccttCATATTCCTCGGCTGACATTCCTTTTCTCTTTAGTTTATGAGGCGTCTTCATGAAAAGTGGAAAAATGGTCCTTAGTCCGAGGATGTCCACAAACTTAGTGCAATTATCTCTACCAGATTCACCACTAAGTGCGTGATTTAAAACTTTTAGGGCACCATTTCtggacatttttttctctctaaaTAGAaagtgagtaaaaaaaaaaaataaagtcagACTTAAAGATCAATGTGAATGACTGCTAATCTAGTCCTGGGAATTTTGACAATACCGCAACATTAGGTTCATGAGTTGTAGGCCTTCTCCTTTAAGAAATTTGTCGCGGTTCGGAACGTGAATCAGACTGGAACAAACACAGTCAAATAAATTCTCCATCATTTCTTGTTCTTCgcctgttttgggatcttgtcgTTTGAAAATCTATGATGTAAATGTAGAATGAcgggtgtgttttttttgtttgtttttttgcacgTATGAGCAAATAATCTTACAGCCAGTTGTTGAAGTAAAATATCGATTCCATCGATTTCCCCAAGAAGTTGTCGATTTTCCGGAGTTCCTTGCAGCAAAATGGATAATATTTCACTGCAATAAAGTTTGTTGGCGTCGAATGGTGATTTTGCCTTTAGCCTTTTCATGATCCAGCTCAATAGTCCTTGTTGGGCTGCTTGAAGACATACCTCAGGTCTGATTTCTGTCAGGTTTTCCACAATGGCTACAGAAAAATAACATCACGTAATAAAGACGATGCATGATGATTTTGGGAATCAATATTGGCATAAGTACCTAACGTATTATGAACTCCTTCGGATTCTTCTGCCTGGGCTTCGTTTAACCGGTCAAGATTGTGGACCAGGAGGGCACAAACTTGCTGATCAAGAAGTGCATCAATTAGAACAGCAGCCTCATCTTGACTTTCATTCAGAGTATCAATGTCAGTCAACTCTTGGAGCAGATTCACCACAGCAACTGAGATGTCTGTATTATCATGGGATAAGAGACCTAGCAATGTTGATATAAACTTTTGTTCAACAGCTACTGTGTATAGTTCAGGAACTGTTGCAAGTGCATGCATGAGTTGTATCGCTTCATGCAATTCCAGTTCAGACTCCATAAATCTACAGATTGCAAAACAAATTAGCTGCTGAGATACACTGGTAAAAGAAATTATATGAAAGACATACTTTTCTGGAGAGTCTGGAAACTTCACTCTTAGTTCCTGGTTTTTCAGAACACGCTTATCAAAATTTAGAATCATTCGCTTAAGAGAGGTTTCATCAAGGCCTTCATTATTTTCATCTTGTTCCAACAATTTGAGCAAGTCTTCTTTTGCTGGTGCTTCAACAACTGGAGGGGCAATATATGTGGCTGATGATTTTTGACTGGGCTTTACATTACTAGTTAGAAACTGTTTTAGTTTCTTCCCAGGCCGTTCCACCTCTGATTCCCCTTCTTCATCTGCAATGTCCCTTTTAGGATTTTGCTTGGGCTGcatgaaaaattgaaaattaaaatggtAGTGAAAGAATAAGTGTTAAAGCATTGTTTTCTGGCAGGTTGGTACTCGTCGACTTATACAGCAATCTGTAGCTGAAGCTAGAACACAACAGCGTCCGCCAAATTTACCTACCTTGAAAGATAAGAGTTCACCTACGTCCATTGCAGTATTTCAATAAATTTAGTGATAAACCATGAACTAAAGAGCAATTCGCACTTTTCAAtttggaaatttttaaaaacagaaaatgtcAAACACGATGATAAGAATGCCATCTGTCCGCATAATTTTAAATCTTTAGCGCCCTCTAGTGACAAACAGAATAactaaaagtttttaaaaTCACATAAGacatattttaaaatcatttaaatCACAAGAAACATACGGACGTTACTGGGTACTGGGACTGTACTGGGTATGACGACTTGACCAGGAGGGTCTTAGCTTAGGATTCTCCTCGTCCCCAATATTATTCTCCttctttccttccttccttAGGACTCCCCAGATAAAGAAAACAGATTTACCAAATGCGATATCAATAAGacacaaaaattcttttaataaaacatttttagcAGATTATTCTCTTTGTAAAGTAGCGTACGTTTCCAACGAATGTGGGTTATTTGTGTACGAACGTTAAATAAAAACGTTGTGTACTATTTAA
This genomic window contains:
- the LOC116917019 gene encoding coiled-coil domain-containing protein 43, which gives rise to MAATTVLDFDKWLSVKLKSLNTDESIFGDYIKGILEGEESQDEKIEALEGILVEISPTDGMTQNEICQEILKQWELCLSAAAEGKSNETVRTAVDIQIAKIMEQQALCVIPQKKASDEERKLKQTILSQYAEVSDGEGGLDDDDAGYDDDVDDRLLARNTNAEDVMKLEKIKKESLRQESQKKKDKDKEDREKQKQLAIDRKEKEKKRTQKGEKKR
- the LOC116917018 gene encoding beta-catenin-like protein 1: MDVGELLSFKPKQNPKRDIADEEGESEVERPGKKLKQFLTSNVKPSQKSSATYIAPPVVEAPAKEDLLKLLEQDENNEGLDETSLKRMILNFDKRVLKNQELRVKFPDSPEKFMESELELHEAIQLMHALATVPELYTVAVEQKFISTLLGLLSHDNTDISVAVVNLLQELTDIDTLNESQDEAAVLIDALLDQQVCALLVHNLDRLNEAQAEESEGVHNTLAIVENLTEIRPEVCLQAAQQGLLSWIMKRLKAKSPFDANKLYCSEILSILLQGTPENRQLLGEIDGIDILLQQLAIFKRQDPKTGEEQEMMENLFDCVCSSLIHVPNRDKFLKGEGLQLMNLMLREKKMSRNGALKVLNHALSGESGRDNCTKFVDILGLRTIFPLFMKTPHKLKRKGMSAEEYEEHIVSIIASMLKSCRGSQRSRLLLKFTENDHEKTDRLMELHFKYFDKLRVIDAQLQRNNDEEDEDEIYLKRLEGGLFTLQLVDYIILEVCASGAPTVKQRVLHTLNLRGGTVKTIREIMREYAGNLGDGSESEAKEEEKQHILQLLDKF